GGCATCCGGGAGAATTACTTGAAGCCTGTCTTTGAGCTGGCGGTCAAAGTGGACCGTCCTGCTCAAGGACTCCTCGCGCAGTTCAACGGAGCATCCTTCTTCGGCTGACAGAGCCTGGGAGCGGGTGAGAATGTCCTCGATCACGGCTGCGGTGACGGCGTCGTCCGGGTGCCGGACATCGAGCCACAAGTCAACACGGGAGGCGATGACGTTTGTGCCGCCCGGCACAGGCTGGACCCTTCCGACGGTTGCCCGTGCCTGCGGGTGGCCTTTGGCGCTTTCGCGGATGGCGATGATGATTCTGGCGGCGGCAATCATCGGGTCTTTCCGGTCTTCCATCAGGGTCGTTCCGGCGTGGTTGCCCTGGCCGTAAACGGACAGCTTCCACCGCCCGTGGCCAAGGATGGAGGATCCGATAGCCACTGACCTGTCGAGGTCGATCAGGCCGCGGCCCTGCTCAACGTGGAGTTCGACGAATGCGCCGATCTTGGACAAGGTTTCGGTATCCTGGCCGATGAACCGAGGGTCCAGTCCGTTGGCAGCTGCAGCTTCAGCGAAGGTGGTCCCGTCCTGATCGCGCAGGTTGCGTGCCTTGTCCGGGTCGATGGCGCCGGTCATCAGCCGGGACCCAAGGCACGCGACTCCAAAGCGGGAGCCCTCCTCTTCGGGAAAGACAGCTATGGCGATGGCGCGCGGCGGAGCGCTCATCCGGCCGCGGAGAATGTCCAGGGCAACCAAGGCCGATGCCACACCGAGGGGGCCGTCATAGGGCCCGCCGCCTGGTACGGAGTCCAGATGGCTTCCTGTGACCAGGGCGTCGTCCCGATCGCCGGAGGCGGTGTCCCACCACGCCCAGATCACGCCATTACGGTCGTGCTCGACCGAAAGTCCGCGCTTGGTGGCCTGCTCGATGAACCAGGAGCGCAGATCCAGTTCAGCGGTAGAGTACACCGGCCTTGTATAACCGCCCCGTTGGGGATCGGTTCCGGTCGAGGAGATCTGATCCAGGAGACCGGCCACTGATACGGTTTGGAGAGAGGGGTTGACGTTCACGGCGTTCCTTTGAAAGCTGGACGGCATCGGCAGTTAGTGGGTGGCTGGTTGGCTGCGGACGCCGACCCGGAATTCCTCGGGCACCGGGGCGGCCCCGGTGGCAAGATCCGCGGCGAACTGGCCGATGAGGGGCGCGAACTTGGCGCCGTGACCGGAACACGGGGAGACCACGGTGATGTTTTCTGCCTTGTCGATAATGAAATCTTCCGTCGGGGTGTTCGTGAACAGGCACGTCGTCTCCGCGTAGGGTTCCGGAACCAGTCCAGGCAGGTACTCCTTGACGTAGTCGATGACGCGCTGCCGGTTTGCCGGGTCGATGCGGCCGTCCTGCGCGGACGCGGACGGAAGAATTTTCCCGCCGTTGTATTCGGCAACTTTCTGCCCGCGCCACTCCGCGTCGCGGCCGCCGGGCAGTCCGTAGGTCTGGATCCCTTCCCGCTTGTGGATGAAAGTGGGCCAGTTCTCCGCCGGCTCGGGCGAGCCGTCCTTATAGGGGAAGTGGTAGGCCTGCTCCTGCCTGACGTGGATGCGGGGAACCTGTGCCAGGAAGGCTTCCGGCAGGGACAGGTTGCCCAGCAGGTCCGGGAGCCAGCCGCCTGCACTGACGATGATGTTCTCTGCTTCGAGCTGCCGGCCGTCTGCCGAATGCACCGTATACGCCTTGCCGGAGGGCCGCAGGGCGCTGACTTCCCAGCCTGTCTCCAGTTGGGCGCCCTCGGCGACGGCCAGGTCAACCATCGCCGTTACCGTCGTTTCCGCGTCGATGACTCCCGCCCCGGGGTGCCACAGCACGTTGGTGTCGAAGGCAATCTGAGACCAGCGGGAGCGGGCTTCGTCGGCGGAGAGCAACTCGTGCTCCACACCATTAGCCGCCAGAACCGACGCAAGCCGCTCCGGCTGACGGGTCGATCCATAATCAACGGCACCGGTGGGCGTGATGAGCTGCTTGCCACTTAGACGGGCCAGCTCATCCCATCCAACCTTTGACTCCACAACGAGGCGGGTGTAGAAGTCTTCGGGGTAGGCGTACCGGAAAATGCGTGCCGAGCCGTGGGAGCTGCCGGCATGGTTCGCTGGCACAGACCGCTCCAGAATGGTCACTTCATGTCCTTGCGAGGCCAGTTGCCACGCTGTGGCCGCCCCGGCAAGACCGGCACCAACGACGACGTATTTGGAGACTGTCATGTGAAGACTTTCTGCTGAGCGGATCCTCGGTGATCCTGCCGGATGGTGGATTTGGCCCCGCCCGAGGCGGTGGGTCTATTCCAGTTAGCCACCAGCCGCACCACCGCGTCCAATATCTTTTAGCTGCAGATTATTAGCGAATCAGCAATAATCGAAAGATGGAACTGCGACAATTGCGCTATTTTCTCGCCGTAGCGGAAGAGCTGCACTTCGGCCGTGCAGCGGAGAAACTGCATATGTCCCAGCCGCCCCTCACGGTTCACATCCACCGCCTCGAGAAAGAGCTCGGCGCGAAGCTGTTTGACAGGTCGACACGCAGAGTATCCCTGACCCCCATGGGGGAGTCGTTCCACAACCGGGTCAAGGCAGTGCTGGAGGACCTGGAGGACGCCGTTGCGGAAATTCATGATGTAGGCAGCGGGCGACGGGGCCGATTGCGCGTCGGCTTCGTCAGTTCGGCGAGCTATACCGTCATTCCTGAAGCGGTGAGGCGGTTCCGGGAACTTCAACCTCGGATCGACCTCGTGCTGCGCCCCCTGACCAGTGGCGAACAGGTGGACGAATTGTTTGAGGACGCCCTGGACCTGGGGCTGATCCGGGACCCCGAGCCTGCCCCCGGGTTGACGCTGGAGCCGCTGCTTACAGAAAATCTGGTAGCCGTCATTCCGGAAAGACACCCCTTGGCCCTGCGTCAGGAGATCGTGCCCGAGGACCTGGCGGAGGAAGGGCTGATTCTTTTCCCCTACCGCCTGATGCCCGGATTCGTCTCGCAGGTTCTGAGAATTTTCGCGTCGGGAGGTCGCAGACCCACCGTGGTACAACAGGCAATCCATCAGGAGACCGTGGTGGGACTTGTCGCGGCAGGCTTGGGCATCTCCATCCTCCCGGAGTCCATATCGCGGTTCCAGATGGCAGGGATTGTCATCCGGCCGATCACGACCGGCCCCAAAACCTCACTGCTGATAGCGCAGGCAGGCCGACCTGCCCCGGCTGCGGCACAGTTCGTAGCGTGCCTGCACGAGGCAGTGACTGCTGCCGCCGCGGCTGAACCGATACCGGAGGCGTAGCGAAAAGCATCGGCGTCCTATTGCCGGCGTTGGAGCGAGTCCCCTGGATCCAGCAGGAGACCACTTCTCCGGCTGTCAGCACCAGGGCGTCCGGGCCCTCCTTCCTGCCTCCCTGCAAAATGAGGGTGCACCGAACCAGGTGCGGCGGGACACCGGAGTCCTTCCACAGCCGGCCCTCCTGCGGGAGGCCGCTGAGTGGGCTGCCCCGGAAATTTTTCTTTTAAGCCGTTGCGTGATATGTGATCACAAAGTAGGCTTGAACTAGCAGACCACGCAAGCTAAGAAATCCACATATTGCCGCTGCTGCCAAGGCGGAACCCCTACCCGAGCCAACCTAAGGAAGATTGCCATGAAGAAAGTGGCATCAGTGAACGCGAACACCAGCACGATTCTTCTCGAAAATCCCCGCCCGGCTGTGGTGCCCGGTGCGTTGCTGGTGCAGGAGGTTGGGTGCTGTGGGGAGTTCTCCCTGGATTGCCCGTATTGCTGGAGTTCCGATGCTGGGTCTCCGGTCCAGGACATCCAGTACGCCAACCTCTACTAATTCCTCCTCGGGCATTCTCTGTGCCTGGTTGCTGCAGAGCGGCGCCGGATAAGCAGACCGGTAAGAGTCACAACAGATTTGTCTTTCCACTTCTCGTCTACCTCGAAAGAGCCAGCGAAATGATCCAGGTATACCCTTCGAACCGCGACGAGCTTGAGCGGCAGAAATGGCAGCAGGCGAAGTGGAGCACGATTAAGCAAGAAGACCTCATCGCCTTGAGCCTTAGGAACGGGACAGTGGCCGTGGGAACCGTTGACGACCACACTTCCGACCGCTCGGTGTTCTGGCTGTGGCTCTCCCAGACGGGCGAGCGTCGCTACTTTCTCTCGGCTGAGGTAACCGGAGCCTGGGCGCCGCCCCAGTAATCCAGACGAAGGGCCGCTGGTCAGTTTTTCTTTCTCCCTGAACGCTGTTGGCCAATCGCCTGCTTTCACGCGCGATCACCAGGCCCTATGCCTGCCTGTGGCACGGTGTTGCCGGCCACAGGTGGAGGCATCTGCTCGCGTGCTGGCCGGATGGGGCTGATTACGAAGGCGGGCTTCTGACGTGCTCAATCGGGGTGGGGACCTCTCCGCCTGTCATCTGGTCCGCATTGAAGCGGACCGAGGCTTCGTTGCCTACTTTGGGGTGGCCCCCCGCACCCCTTCCCCAGCGCGCACGTCGCCACTGCGTGATGGAGGGCCGGCAGACCTGGCCTGCGGCAGTTTGGCCGGTGCCGAAATCGATGCCTCGACTCGAGGCCAGCGGGTTTCATGCCGCCGGCCGAGTTGTTGCCGTCGGCGGCACCCGGTTAGCCAATGAAGGCCTCCGCCCGCCCGGAGGCCTTCCCCAATACATAGCGAGATGCAGAACGCTGCCTTGCCCGGCGGAATTCAGGGTTGCTGGTGCCCGGAATCACTGGGGCCGGATACCGCGCCCGGCCAGACGCCCCCGGCGGGCATTAGGCGTCGGACAAGGGTGTACGGTCGATGCGGGCAGGCCATTTCTCGGTGAGATGCGAGATCTCCAGGTTCGAGCCGAACGCTGCTGCTTCCGGATCGACCCACGCGAATGCCAAAAAGAGGCCCGAGACCGGGTCTTCGGCGGCGCTCGTGACGTACCCTACGACCGCACCGTCCTTAGACACCGGTGCACCGGGAATGATGGCGTGGCGCTGGTCCTGCATGGTTAGGCGGACAAGGAGGCGGTGTCCAGGGCGGGGCCCTTGGCCGACGGGACAGTTCCGCTGCGGAAGGGCGGCCTCATAGGGATTGTCCTGCGGTCCATACTCGATGCCGAAGGCCGGAAGCCCGTTGGTGATGCGTAGAGCGCCGAATGCTTCGTCCCCTACCGGGACCAGACCGTGCTGTGCACCCGTTTTGACCAGGAGATCCCACATATGGAGACCGTGTTCGGTAGAAGTGTAGAGGGTCCATCCTCCCAGTCCGGTCTCATTTTCGGCGATGACACGGACCGGGACCCCTCCGATGTCGAGCAGCGGCGCTTCGGTTGAGCCCCTTTTTGGCAGCACTCCTCGACTGACCGAGCTAAGCACTGCCGATGCGCCAGGGCCGATAATCGCCAGCCCAGTGGTCGCGGATGTCACGTCTGAGACGATGACACCGTCTGAGTGCGGGGTCTCCTGACGCAGGTGCCACACGTCCTCCGGTGTGCTGCCGATGACCAAAAAGGTGTCGTGTGCGGTCCGGACGAGGGTCAGATCGGCGGCGATGCCGCCGGCTGTGCTTGTCACGAAGACTCCGCGACTATGGTCGACCGGCAGGGCAATGTTCGCGGAGAGGATTTCCTGGAGGTGCTTTTCAACGCTCTCTCCGCGGACCTCAAACGCTTTGACCGCACCCCGGTCGACGAGTCCCACCCGGGCGGCAGCCTGGCGTGCCTCTGCTGTGATGTTGGGTGCCCATCCGTAGGTTCCCCAGGCGTCGCGCTGGACTGTCGGGATGTCGGTGACGGTTGTCGAGGTGTACCAGAGCGGTCGTTCCCAGCCTCCCTGGCAAGTGCCGAATACTGCCTGAAGTGCCTCCTGGCGTCCGTAGAAGGGTGTGGTGGCGAACTTGCGGAGTTGGTTCGACTGCTTGCGGGGGTGGCTGATGTCGTAGACCTCATCGTAGTTCTCACTGGCCCGTGCGATGCTGGCGCTGCGGGTGAGGTGTGTCTGGTCGAACCGGCGGAAGTCCAGGGTTGTTGTGTCGATTCCGGGGTCACCGGTGACGATCCAGTCGGCGAGGACCCCGGCGACGCCGGCGGACTGGGTGAGCCAGACGGACTCGCCAAGCCAGAGTCCCTTGATCCCCGGGACCTCTCCGAGGAGTGGGTTCCCGTCCGGAGTGAACGAGAAAATTCCGTTGTAGCCGTCCTCGGGTTCGCAGCTGTTCGCCTCCGGAACGAGCCTGCGGAGTTCGTCCCATCCGTCAGTCAGATCATCCCAGGTGAGTGCGTGGATGGCGGGTTCGACCCGGGTGCGGGCGAACTCGGTCGGGGAAGCGATCTCGGTCTGGTCCACGGGGATGACGCGATGCTCGTAGGTCCCCCAGGTGAGCCGCTCGCCCATTTGGCGGAAGTATGAGCCGGTGGCCTGGTGCCGGACCATTGGGCGGTCCACTTCGACTTCCTCGCTGAAACCTGACAGGGAGGGAAGCGGGCTGGTGTGGGAGGAGCAGTGTTCCATGGGAACCATGGGAAGCTCCAGCCCCAAGAGTTTCCCGAGCCCGGGTCCCCACAGTCCGGCGCATACGACGACGATATCTGCGGCGAGGAACTGGGTTCCTTCCGGGAGCTTGTCACCTTTGGAAGGATTGCCCGGCACCGGCGGGGTTGCCCGCACCTCGACGCCGGTGATGCGGCCGTTCTCAACCCGGAAGCCGGTGACCTCGGTGTGGCCGTAGAACGTCGCTCCGTTCCCGATGGCACGGCGGGCCTGCCACTCAACCGCACGCACGGCCTTGACCACGCCGTCGGTGGGCGTGTGGAAGCCGCCAAGCACCGTGGACGTATCGAGGCCAGGAAACAGTTCACCGCACTCCTTGGCCGAGACAAGTCGGGACGGGATACCCCAGGACCGCGCCA
The window above is part of the Pseudarthrobacter sp. NS4 genome. Proteins encoded here:
- a CDS encoding allantoate amidohydrolase produces the protein MPSSFQRNAVNVNPSLQTVSVAGLLDQISSTGTDPQRGGYTRPVYSTAELDLRSWFIEQATKRGLSVEHDRNGVIWAWWDTASGDRDDALVTGSHLDSVPGGGPYDGPLGVASALVALDILRGRMSAPPRAIAIAVFPEEEGSRFGVACLGSRLMTGAIDPDKARNLRDQDGTTFAEAAAANGLDPRFIGQDTETLSKIGAFVELHVEQGRGLIDLDRSVAIGSSILGHGRWKLSVYGQGNHAGTTLMEDRKDPMIAAARIIIAIRESAKGHPQARATVGRVQPVPGGTNVIASRVDLWLDVRHPDDAVTAAVIEDILTRSQALSAEEGCSVELREESLSRTVHFDRQLKDRLQVILPDAPVLDTGAGHDAGVLSEVLPTAMLFVRNPSGISHSPEEHVENDDAEAGAHALAEALEGLVRPTETSHAELP
- a CDS encoding FAD-dependent oxidoreductase, which translates into the protein MTVSKYVVVGAGLAGAATAWQLASQGHEVTILERSVPANHAGSSHGSARIFRYAYPEDFYTRLVVESKVGWDELARLSGKQLITPTGAVDYGSTRQPERLASVLAANGVEHELLSADEARSRWSQIAFDTNVLWHPGAGVIDAETTVTAMVDLAVAEGAQLETGWEVSALRPSGKAYTVHSADGRQLEAENIIVSAGGWLPDLLGNLSLPEAFLAQVPRIHVRQEQAYHFPYKDGSPEPAENWPTFIHKREGIQTYGLPGGRDAEWRGQKVAEYNGGKILPSASAQDGRIDPANRQRVIDYVKEYLPGLVPEPYAETTCLFTNTPTEDFIIDKAENITVVSPCSGHGAKFAPLIGQFAADLATGAAPVPEEFRVGVRSQPATH
- a CDS encoding LysR family transcriptional regulator — encoded protein: MELRQLRYFLAVAEELHFGRAAEKLHMSQPPLTVHIHRLEKELGAKLFDRSTRRVSLTPMGESFHNRVKAVLEDLEDAVAEIHDVGSGRRGRLRVGFVSSASYTVIPEAVRRFRELQPRIDLVLRPLTSGEQVDELFEDALDLGLIRDPEPAPGLTLEPLLTENLVAVIPERHPLALRQEIVPEDLAEEGLILFPYRLMPGFVSQVLRIFASGGRRPTVVQQAIHQETVVGLVAAGLGISILPESISRFQMAGIVIRPITTGPKTSLLIAQAGRPAPAAAQFVACLHEAVTAAAAAEPIPEA
- a CDS encoding FAD-dependent oxidoreductase, whose amino-acid sequence is MAITRLEADTRILIIGAGVVGAALADDLTQRGMSRVTVVDQGPLYRTGGSSSHAPGFAFQTTGSSVMSELARRTLDKLDGATVDGQWILKRVGGLELACDEERLSYLHRRHNLARSWGIPSRLVSAKECGELFPGLDTSTVLGGFHTPTDGVVKAVRAVEWQARRAIGNGATFYGHTEVTGFRVENGRITGVEVRATPPVPGNPSKGDKLPEGTQFLAADIVVVCAGLWGPGLGKLLGLELPMVPMEHCSSHTSPLPSLSGFSEEVEVDRPMVRHQATGSYFRQMGERLTWGTYEHRVIPVDQTEIASPTEFARTRVEPAIHALTWDDLTDGWDELRRLVPEANSCEPEDGYNGIFSFTPDGNPLLGEVPGIKGLWLGESVWLTQSAGVAGVLADWIVTGDPGIDTTTLDFRRFDQTHLTRSASIARASENYDEVYDISHPRKQSNQLRKFATTPFYGRQEALQAVFGTCQGGWERPLWYTSTTVTDIPTVQRDAWGTYGWAPNITAEARQAAARVGLVDRGAVKAFEVRGESVEKHLQEILSANIALPVDHSRGVFVTSTAGGIAADLTLVRTAHDTFLVIGSTPEDVWHLRQETPHSDGVIVSDVTSATTGLAIIGPGASAVLSSVSRGVLPKRGSTEAPLLDIGGVPVRVIAENETGLGGWTLYTSTEHGLHMWDLLVKTGAQHGLVPVGDEAFGALRITNGLPAFGIEYGPQDNPYEAALPQRNCPVGQGPRPGHRLLVRLTMQDQRHAIIPGAPVSKDGAVVGYVTSAAEDPVSGLFLAFAWVDPEAAAFGSNLEISHLTEKWPARIDRTPLSDA